From Periophthalmus magnuspinnatus isolate fPerMag1 chromosome 6, fPerMag1.2.pri, whole genome shotgun sequence:
ACAATATTTTCAAGACTTTTTtggatatttagttttatttattctaatCAAACCTTTTACGATTTTGATTTTGCTGCATAccaaatatgtttaatattttgtcatgccattattaacattattgcAGTTGTCCTACTGTGACATAacaattttaaattatttatcaaAATCCGTTCTAATTATGTAAATAGCAGGTGTGTAACAGCTAGAAAGAGTCCATACTACATAATCTCTTTAGTGTTTGTCCTACAGTATCTTGAATcagtgcgccctctgctggacgaTAACCAGTACAACCAGATGGAGATATTAGCCAATGAATTCAAAGATACCCAGGCCACCCAGCTCCAAAGATTTCTCATCCTAAAATCCTGGTGGTCAAATAACTATGTGAGTATTAGCAAGTGTCAAGTGAAGTTTCATgacaaatttgtttttatttaatgttgttttggaaatgcgTTTAGGTAAGTGACTGGTGGGAGGAGTACATCTACCTCAGAAGCAGGAGCCCTATAATGGTCAACAGTAACTTCTATGTGATGGTAAATAATTATACAAAGATTATTTTAGGTTATATATTAGTATATTTAGTACTATAAATGACAAGTGAAATCTGCTTATGTCTAGGACCTCTTGTATGTAACGCCAACACATCGACAAGCTGCCAGGGCGGGTAATGTGGTTCACGCAATGCTGCAGTACAGACGCAAATTGGAGCGAGGAGAACATGCACCGGTAATGAATGCATAGAATTATGAAGTgcttgcattttttatttatttatttatttatttatttttacaactgaGAACTGTCATATCCTCAAAAATCAAGCAGCCCTTTAATTTAGTCTTATGTGAATTGCTGTGGTCTCTTTTCAGCTGAGGGCCTTGGGGACTGTCCCTATGTGTTCCACTCAGATGGAGAGGATGTTCAATACCACACGATTGCCAGGCATTGAAACAGGTCAGCAACCTTTTAGAAAATCTTTAAACAGACTTTttagttccctcatcaaaaacatccacaCGTGTTTaagtcataaactgtatatatatatacacagtgttctttatacagtccttGCACCCTCTGCCAGTCTTCTTTTACCTGTaacttaaaggccctgtgcctgattttttcctataaatttgtctttccccagtacagatatattgtataagcacttcttgaaatcaaaataagtctgccgCATActgaaattttatttttatttgattaggaagtgcacattagcatgctagtttttgactggcaaaactctgctcttgtctctgagagttttgaaaagtgcttataaactcatagcaGTAATAATTCGTAACGCAAGCAGGCCaatgagggataactttggaccacttcaaactgcttaaaatgaactagttctgtttatcACAGTaaaggtacagcacctttaatattttaacttaaaatataaaagaagATTGATCACATTTCCCTTGTGTCTTTGGTAGATATTGTGCAGCACCTAAATGATAGAAAGCACCTTGTCATCTACCACAAGGGACGATTCTTTCAGCTGTGGCTGTACACCGGGGGTCGTCACCTGTTACCCAGTGAGCTGGAGATGCAGTTTCAGAGGATTCTCAATGACACGTCCAAACCCCAGCCCGGAGAGCTTAAACTGGCTGCACTCACAGCAGGAAACAGGTACTTAATATATTTCCATACAgggattcattcattcatattagCACCAATTATAAATGAAGGGCAggacattttttattgttcttgCTTTAAAATAAAGGTATTTCCCCCCAATTAGCAATAACATTTCAGTTGTCACTGAcataaaaactataaatatatataatatataattcaaTTCTTAAATTCACCTCAAAGGGGCCTGTACCTAACTTTTGATTCTTCTAGTTCAGGAAAAGCCTCTTACTCTACACAGCATAAAGAAAACTATAGACTGAATTATATtgcattgaattgaattgtatttttaaaaatagttttggaTGAGAACCACAAGGAATCATCTGCCAGGGAAAGACAATTTTATCCAAAATGGGGTCAGAAAGTCTCCAAACATTCCACATAAGGGTTTCATGTTGGTTGAAGGAACTATGACCAATTTTAGTCATAATACATGTACTTTCTCTGTGCAGAGTTCCATGGGCGCAGGCGAGACACCAGTATTTCAGTGCTGGAGTGAATAAACAGTCCCTGGATGTGGTAGAATCGGCTGCCTTCTTCCTGGCTCTGGATGAAGAGCCACAGGGATACGACCCTTCAAAAGACAGGTCACTGGACAGCTACGCCAAGTCCCTGCTCCATGGGAAATGTTATGACCGGTAAAAACAGGAACAGATCATCCTAACCCCTAATTCTAATGTTGTGACCGCTAAGCACCAGAACAGATCACCCTAACCTCTAACTCTAATCTAATGTCTAATGGAGAATTCTTACTGCTCATTGTATTCTCGCATTACACCTctagatgctatctatgttTCTACTGTTTGATACTGTCTCAGTTTTGGCCTGACAGAGGAAGACCAGGTTTTACACCTTTCATTTACTGGTCAGACAAtctaataaacttacagatggtcTAGCTTTAAATCTACCTGAcaatcatttattcaattacaggtgtttttactgctagaaaatacttaaaacataaaaaacattcatttttagTGTGAGCAttcttgcctctccacagatctgacctaaaaCTTGGAGTGTTGGCAttgtcacctgcttctctccttgGAGATAGACTAGTTTAATGGTTGATGAACATTGacggcaaagcaaaaacatcttcatggagacaagcacatagcataccctccatctgaaaagttacaacGTGTAcctttaatatctctgtaataacTGAGCAAAGAACTGATCAAATTCTATCACGCAATAATATCCTGTTCAGTTTAGCACAGATGttcatttagaatttttttaatTGCTCTTTTCTTCCAGGTGGTTTGACAAATCCTTCAACTTAATCTCATATCCAAATGGAAAAATGGGCATAAATACTGAGCATTCCTGGGCTGATGCACCTATCATCGGACACATGTGGGAGGTAATGTCTCGAAtttgtgcaaaagtattcatgaTTGCCGTTCAAGTGAGCTgtaatgctgtgtttttttAGTATGTTCTTGCAACAGACTGCTTCCATCTTGGATACACTGAAGAGGGGCACTGCAAAGGGGACGTGAACAAGGGCCTTCCTTTCCCCACTCGCTTAAAGTGGGACCTTCCAACAGAGGTAGGATTTGTACAAGGGCTGCCCCGATTAATTACAAATccaattgcaaatctaatcatcaCTAGGGCTGCAATGATTTATTGACTAATAGTGACTATTCGCCTATAAAAAATATCATAGCATCATAGTCATACTTAGATCATTCTAATTGTTATCTGGACTGTACAGAGACATACAAAATTACCTTTCATAAGAAAGATACTGAAATTACtgaatcaaaatgacaaaaaagaataaacaatttaaaattttcatataaatattctctatttagAAGCCTTCAGCCAgcatatttcagtctttatttggttagaaatgtgttttaaaaatcagaaattagaatagaaataataattttCCCATAATCACTGAGCCCACATTCACATCCCATAATAACAAACTCTCTTAGTGCCAAAAGGTCATCGAGTCATCCTGCCTGTTAGCCAAGCAGATAGCCAATGATGTGGACTTCTATGGATATCTGTTTAATGATTTTGGGAAAGGCCTGATCAAGAAGTGCAGGACGAGCCCGGATGCCTTCATTCAGATGGCCCTACAGCTCGCACAGTTCAGAGTAAGACTTAAAGGAGACATTTTATGCTTTTTCTGAGCATTTTGCATAAATATGTAGTGTATAACTATAACAGacatagatcattattttatagttGGTTGTCCAatgactttctgttcaaaactgtagaaCATCATAGTTCCATGCCCCTATAGCAAACTGTAGATtttcatttacttgtttttattgttgaaatacTGACTACTTGGCTCaacacttatatatatatatgacccagagtcagatttttttaaataattgaacAATACAAGATTATTCAAGCATGCACTTTTGAGcgagctaatgatgagggaacactgttatgacatggttaaaagttcataaaagttaattttgtatacatcccctttaaaatacattcacacatttactATAGGGACTCCTTAACACTATTATTTCAATCTATTGTATTGTAGGACCAGAAGGTGTTTTGCCTCACATATGAATCCTCAATGACACGCATGTTCAGAGATGGTCGCACAGAGACAGTTCGCTCCTGCACTTCTGAGGCAGTGGCTTTTGTCAGAGCCATGGAGGACTCTAGTGCAAAAGTGAGTAAACACACGTACCGGTCTAAAGTTATAAGGGTCAGAGTGATCCTTCCAGGGCTTGGTCACCAGAACCTGCTGGAAAAGATATGAAGAGATGATAAAGAAGTTCAGTTCAAATGTCATATTTGATTTAGGAAAATGTGGCATTCAGCAGTGCCCATCGCAGGTCCTGGAGGGAGCCTCACTGGCTCCCTGCAGAACCAGCTGAGTGAGGGGAGTGGGACGATGAACCATTTATTGTCCCGCTCACAAGTGtaccaatatatatatatatatatatatatatatatatatatatatatatatatatatatatatatatatatatatatatatatatatatatatatatattttaagaattattgtttttattttgcaaataaagatttaaattgATAAAAGGCAAGCTTATCATGTAGCAGACTTGGGCATTTTGCGGCCCGTGGGTCACATCCGGCTCTTGGCCTATTGTAATCCGGCTGATATGTAACGATATTTTTTACGATAACGGTAATTTACTGATTAATTCAGGTGAATGAAAACTGTTGGGCTCCACAGTAAATATAATGATTACAGATTATATCTATATCTTTAAACTAGAAAGCCCAGAAGCTCTCCCTGTTTAAGAAGGCTGCAGAGAAACATCAGAACATGTACCGCTTGGCCATGACTGGAGCAGGCATCGACCGACACCTCTTCTGTCTTTACATCATGTCCAAGTACTACAGGGTCAACTCACCTTTTCTCAAGCAGGTTAGACCCTCCACAGTCAATCGGTAATCctaatttaatttttgtttacattatttacatctGTCTTCTAGGTCCTGTCTGAACCTTGGAAGTTGTCCACCAGTCAAACTCCTCAGCAGCAGCTTAACTTGGTGGATATCAATAAGTTCCCCAAATATGTGGGCGCTGGGGGTGGATTTGGACCCGTAAGATCAGTAGTtataagttagatttttttatttttttttattttgctcattTTTGATCAATTTGTATTGCCATATGTGACCTCTAGGTGGCTGACGATGGCTATGGCGTTTCTTACATCATTGTTGGGGAAAACCTAATCACATTCCACATCTCCTGCAAGCACTCCTGCCCTGATACAGTAagtcaaaaacacaaatattcaagaTATTAAATATACAGATATTTTACTTAGCTTAGCTAAATATACTTTCTGTTTGTAGGATTCGTACAGGTTTGGCCATCATATTCAGAGGGCAATGCTCGATATCCAGGCACTTTTCTCAACTGAAAATGGAACTGCAGTAGTTCAGAATGGCAAAAAGCATATGTGACAATAAGGGTAGATTTTGAACATTCATTTCAAAATGTGCTATGTGGGTAGATTTTGAACATTCATTTCAAAATGTGCTATGTATTTTCTGTAAACAGGTTATGGGGGCAAGCTCCACTCCACTCCAAATTTTTTGTCAGTAACTGGCCATTCCATGTCATTAAGGGAATTGTTACTCATATTTATAAGTTGCAGTGCAAAATTCTAAACGGAAATTATATTTCCTAGTGGTTTTTAgctttataaatgtgtgtaaaatctGTAAATATGTCCATTGTACCTTACAGCGCATTATAagaatattttgtatatatgaAAGAACACACTCTTTTGGGGTATTTATTAGTTGAGCTGGGGACAAtacaaaaagtcaaagtaataaaaaacaactgATCTTTTCCAATGGTTTCTTTTCAAGGCATCAGATACagcaaaactaaaactaagCTAACTGTACAAAGAGAATGGACCAACAGAAACGCACTGCCCACTTTTTGATCAAAGCCGTTCAAAAAGCCCATAGGCAACCACACACCAGGCCAGGCACATTTTAGCCCACTCTTCATCTGCATCCGTGTCATTTGACACTCTTTAACATAAAAGAATACAGGACATGAAAGGCAAATTAATATCGCTCTAGCTCCTAAAACCTACAGGTAGGTCGAGTCCACTGAGTGCAGTGTTCCACTTCAGCCACTGTGTGGAGCAGTTTTCTCTTGATTTAGACCAACCCAGTCATTTTGCCTAGGCATGTGTGATGATGGTTTGAAGGTTTATGTCTCTAAAATCACTGAGCGGAGCTGTGCAGGGTCCGGTCTGTTTAAGCACAATTAGGATGTGACACCAGGAGTGGGGTTGACATTCTGAGTGGCAGCCTGTGGAGCTACTTCTATGATCCGGGGTTTGTCGATGATGCGGGCCGTACGGTTTCCTTTCTCTACAATCCCGATGATCCATGCCTGATGACCCTCTCCATATTTGGGTGATTTGATTTCAGCGCAGAAACGTGCAGCTTGTTCACGAGGCAAACATATCAGAAGGCCCcctaaagaaacacacacaaaagattttattttaaggGTCTTACTGAAAGGCTCATACAGCAAGTACACTACATCTCTATTATTTATGTATGCCAACACACCTGAGGTTTCAGGACAGGTGCCATGCATGAGTCCAAACATGTTTCCACAGGCTTTAGACACAGCGGCCATCTTGGCGAGTACTGGGAGGTTGTGGATGACGAATGACACCTCACTTCTCTGCTGCTTTGCCAGAGTTTGTGCGTGGCCTAAAATCCCAAATCCTGTGATGTCCGTGGCAGCATGTGCGTTGAACGTGTGCATGAGACCAGCCGCTATAGGGACCGTTCATAATAAAAGTTTAGAAAATTATGAATGATGCATTTACAAGGATCTATGGATGCACAACTAACCTGTTCTGTTGAGTCTGGCCATGTTCATCATGGCCTCATGATAGGCCAGTTCTACGTCTTCTTGAGTTACAACAAGCTTGATTTTGTTCCATTTCTCAGGCTGAGCATTCAAAACATAAGGTATGATTAAGTATGTTAGAAAATAAATTcattaatattttgtattttctgtgaTAAAACAAGACATACAATATCTAGCCACTGGTGCACTGCAACAGCTACTTGTGTCCCTAAAGGCTTAGTCAATACTAGCACATCTCCAGGAACTGCATTGTCGGGCCTGGGtcaaacaacacaacatcacaataTATTAACCAATCAGAACTATAAATAGTACTGTATGTAGGAAATAGTCTGAGGGAAAAGTTCTTACATAATAAACTCATTGGGCTGACAGACAGTTGTGGCCACACCCCCCATCACCACCCAGGGGTTGAGTACCGTCTGACCTCCTGTTACAGATGTGCCTGCCTCTTCTGAGGCATCTTTGAAGCCTTGGATGATTAGTGGTATGACTTTATCACGTTcctaaacagaaaaaataataagatgCATTACTTATATTTCATGTAAAACATTTCATTGAATGTCACATGTCATACCTTCTCTGACATTTTGTTGCTGACCCCCAGGAGCATTAGCATGTTGTCACATTCTGTTACTCCCATGGCATACAAGTCACTTAAAACATTGGCACATGCAATTCGTCCCTGAAAAGGAAATATTCTGTTACAACACATCAACCCGCCAATCTGATTAGTGTCTAGTGTAAATACCATCATGTAGGGGTCATCCACGATGGGGTAGATGTAGTCTGTTGTTTGAACTAGTGAAAGGCCTCCATGTCTGAGAGGGATGACACATGTGTCCATGCCTATGCCTGTCACAAGAAGCAGTTAGGTTTTGTCTTTAGAATTACAAACATTCTTATTAACAAAACATCACATGTTCTGATTCAATTTGTAATGCATGCTGTGATGTTTTTGGTGTGATTTGTAGTGCATGGTGTGCTGAATCATGCATGCCTAATCCTAATCCTTCTCCCATTTATTCTTGTAGAGAACAATTTTCTTTGTGGTTTTCATTCTCCATCTGTACAACATATGTTTATATCTTATAATAGTCATAATAGTATAATATACTATAatagtatagtagtaaaatCTAACAATATCCTCCTGGACTATACTAAGccagtttttctttcaaaacattgttaaaTGTAACCATTACCTAGTCGAGGCATAACTGCCCCAAGGAACTGCTCATCCTCTTGGTAGTGGTTTTCCTGTAAACTTTCTAGCAGTTTCTGTAGCACGTCTTGTGGCACCTGCAGTAAAATATGGATATGTTGTAAACAAATAACATCTAAATTCTCGTAAACAGGTAAAGAGTGCCTCACAGACCTTGCAGCCCGTGCCCTTGAGCTCTGCGTAGCGCGTGAGCCTGAAGTTCTTGTCCAGCTCATAGCTCTCTGGGTTAAAAGACTCCCTCACAGACATGTCTGGAGAAACTCTGGGCCTTCACCACTGATGGAGATTACAACACAAACAAGGAATTTTAATCTGCAATCAATCAACAagctagtagtagtacttttcaGTTTTAAGTATTATCAGTATTGCATAGGCCTTTTGACACAtgttattattatgcaaatgacGCTGTTTATAAACACAGTTACAAATCTAACATTAAATATGTTAATTACAGCTGTAAGCAAAATGAATGTCACAAACTCAGTCCACTGACAGCATTTAATCAATATCTAATTTGCTATTCGCCTTTAATTTGCTATCAAGTGCCAGGATAGTGTAGAGTTACTTCTAGGAGTGAGCAGTGATGCAGACTTGGGTCACTACAGTAGATGCCTGCTCCATGTGCAGGAGGGGGAGTGTTCACAGTAACGTGGCTAAGTTCATTCAACTCTGGGACGAGCTCAcatcagcagctcttcacatgtcCCGCTCTGGTTTGGGGGACTACACAAGTGGACTAGTTTACACGACCTCTGCCAAGAGCTTTGTTTTCATTTAGGCTTTGTTTTGGTAAAATGCAGTTTGTGTTTCCGTGCTAACACTTGCTAAGCGCTGAGGCAGGGGATGTACAGAAGCAACATCACAGAACTAAACACACAAGTTACAAGCCGCTGCAAAACCCGATCGTGCGCACATAACTCCGCACAACTGCAGCCCGTGTGGAGAATATAAACCGAGCACAGACTGTTGAAGCGTGGAAGCAGAAAAGTTGCGGTACAAGAGCGAATAAAAATGTCGGCGGCGGAAAAAATTaaccccttcctctcctccgccaTGCGACCAGCGCAACATCCCAGCGCCTATGTGCAAAACAGCAGTCTGCATGCGCCTTGGGGAAACTTTCTGCGGACATGGAGCAAAACGAGTGTCTACAGCGGCTTTATGAGAGATTCTAGGACCAAAGCGGAGTTTTATTCCTACAACAATTCCCCTTTAATTGCCCTGCCAGTTTCTCCTTACCAGGCTCACGATAGCGGCGATCCCCAGCACAAGTGCGGGGACTGCAACCACAATGCACCGAGGCGATATTTAGCTGCCGTGCGCTAATGCCTGACCAGAAAGTTCAACGTTTGCTTTAAAACCGGGTCAAATTACGCACAAGAGGGATCAAACCTTTAAATATTAGCTTGTTTGAACACGAGTATATGCGTCTAAAATCTCTGAGCACATAAGGAATAATAAAATGATGACTTATGGAGAGAAAATATTCACAAGATGTCCGCGGGTCCTTCGTGCTCCAGGAGGCGGCTTCAACCTCCCCTTTAATGGGCTAAAAAGTCTGGCAACAAAATTCATACAATGGGGTGTACCTTTAATTGAGTGTTTTCCCTCCAATTACCCCAAAAGAAAATATAGCTCATTATTCTTATAAACTGCAACTTTTTGATTATTATCAGACATGTCATGAAACTTCCTTTATATATGGTTCTCTACTCTTGATACtagttacattttataaacattatAGCCTACAGGGTTGACACTTCACATACCACTTTTTGAAGGTTTTATAAAAGACAGTTTATTGAGGCAggcaacaacacaacacttaAAGGTCACTGGGCAGAGACTAcagtaaaatgataataaaataaagcattGTTGCATTATGATAAAAGAGTTACGAAAATTCTAATAAAGTTGAAAcattggattttttttaggtAAAACTGACTGCTTGTCCACTACTTTCATGGGTCAACAACACTCACCACAGTACTCCATAATGAATGCACACCCCTCTGTGCTCGGGACAGCAGACATGGCCTTGTAGGGACTTTTTTGCAATTACTACAATGCATGATAAAAGAAGGCTGCTGCTAACAGAAAGAGCTACAGACAAAAATGTGCTATGGTCCACAATATACTCCAGCAATGCACCTAGGTCCTATGGAGTACAATTATTGCAATTTTCTCAAAgttatagtatgtaactttctggaggcagcACGCTACcttcatgattccatggaagaaagttaaaaccatatttctccatggagataaataagaaatggagatggatatgttttatACCAAAGCATGAAAGATTATAGCCTTTTAATCTTTCATACAAtggcataaaacacataaaaacatttccatagaaacaagcaggagaggtctttttttttttttttttttggctaatatGTTCCACACTAAGGCTTTAACATGATGTTTAAAACAGTTTTGCATGTGCACAATTTGGACAACAAAGTAGAATACAGGCTAAGAGATGAAACTGAAATTTAATTTTTGTGTGTGACCGAAAGCACAATGAAAATCAGGAAAACCAAAAGGCagacatattaaaaataaattaatactgTGAATTCACATAAGCAGTATTTAATGTTGTGCCATCAATACCACATAAGGCCACCCACAGACACCAGACTGAGAAAAAAAGAGTAGATTTAGAAGATATGTTTACATGTTGTCTTCAGCTGCATCTGAGGACCAAAGTACAGCACACTATTAAAAATAATGGTAGCAAATATTCCCTATCACCATGCACTGATAGCTGACCTCTCCTCAGCCTCCTCCGGGCCAGTTTGATTTGGTCCTGTAGGATTTGAACCCAGTCTCGTGGGCCAGGCAGCTTTTCTATCTTGTGTTCAATGCAGTATTTTTCTGTAAATGCTAAAACATGCACACTGTTGTTATTTTCAACATACACATAATATATAGTCTAACTGTTGTATTGTAGTCTTACCTTTAACAGCTCCTACAATGTTCTGGTCCAAGCCTTTTCTGTTGTCATTGagccctctttttctcttcccaTTGGGCAAAGAGTTGGCCAGAGTGGCATCATTAAAGAAGGCACACACctaaatttgaaaaacaaattaaaagtgAAATTACAGATACAATTTTTTAGACACACCAGTTTTCTGAAGAGCAGGCTGCCAGAGCGAGTGTAGTTGATTAAAATGGAGTCAAGCTGAGCCTTTGAGATGAACACGTCATAGTCCTCCACCAGGCGCACCTCTGGCTGAAAGAGAATGAAAAAGACTGTTTGATGAATGTGAAACAATAGGGAGTACAGAGATAGCAAACATATATTAAAGGTGTAccctgtaacttttttggtgcagAAGCAAGTgacttgcttttctccatggagatgttattgctttaccaggAATATACCACAGCATGgcaaacttatccatctccatagagacaagtgaGTGATGCCACCAGATGTGAggtgcttacagtaagaatgcattttcagggtatttttaagcaaaagaAAGACTTTGAATaatgtaagatagataagtttactgtagaacattctaggcaaagcagtaacatcccCACGGACACAAGGTGGCAGACTCTACACAAGCCTTTAAGGTTAGGCATCAAACAGAACATCAGCCTAAACCAATAGGCCATACTCATGGACACTCACTGTTAAAGTTTTGACAAATGTCTAAACTATGGCACACATTGACTTGTGTCAATGTAGTGTACCCTGCATTTTTAGGTCattggataataataataataataataataaataatatgttGTGACAATTCACTGAGCAACAGTATGCTGGCTCACACCATATTTGTAGCACTTTGATAGCAATTGATAACCCATATTCACTAAACTAGGCTGCAGTACATCTGTCCAtgtgtcgccatgtttgttttggttcgcttGGATGCTTTGCCTTTGTATTCTGCACTATGTTAATGTAACACCACAACATAGCCAAATGCCAATGTTTTTTACAAGCACCTCTGATTCCAGATGTTTCCTTGGTTGATGGAGCAGAGAGGTGGAACTGTCCTGCTGTGTGTCCAAGGACCGACCCAGGGCTATGAATGTGTCTGCTGGTCTCCCAGCTTCAGTGGTCCCTCCGCTGTGtgcaggagcagaggcaggtgcagagacaggagcagagacaggagcacaggCAGGAGCAGAAGACACAGGCGACTGGTGAGCAGAACACACTGTCAGGGGTGGCACTTTGTAGATGGGCCTCCTCTTCAATGGTCTGTGTGGGGGGGCAGGGCCAAACAGGGCAGGTTGGCATGGCAACGCTGCATTCGGCTTTTGTTTTtctatagaaataaataatagcttaagtaataaaatacaaGTAACAAATGACTCTGGTTGGAATTAAAAAGCGCTACTGGTTGAATATATGTTAACTGTTTGggtaaaaacagacagacaacaTAAATTAAAGTGCAAGTGATATTTCCAAAAATGATGCAAAAAAAGTGATGTAGTATGCAGTGATGTACATTTTGTGAACTTGCCTTTTTCAGCCTgcatcatttttctcatgacTTGAAGCTCCTGCAAAATGGCCTGTAGTGTGTCCTTACAGTTACACATACAGCAGGGCGCCTCTGCTGACTGAGGCCTGGTGTCTGCTAAAAACAAAACCTACATGACATATGGAATACTAGTTGTAACTGTTTGTAACTCTTTCTTTTCTGCTTACCATTGACTTCAAGTGCTTTGGTCATATCCTTCACGCAGTGCAGTCCTCTCTGAGCTCTGGAGCGGGTGCCAGGTCCGTTGGTGAGTGTAGAGGATAGAGTTGAAGGTGCGATTTCATCCTCAGAAGCCCAGGTGTGGTCATCATCAGGCAGCTGCAGAGGAGCAGATTGTCCCCCATCCTCCCCTGCGTCCTG
This genomic window contains:
- the cpt1b gene encoding carnitine O-palmitoyltransferase 1, muscle isoform — encoded protein: MAEAHQAVGFEFTVRPDGVDIKLSREVIKNIYLSGVTAWKKRAIKFKNGVLAGVYPASPSSWLIVVILMMSSLYTHIDPSLGMINAIKDTLPFKDYMSVQTRAVLGAILFATGLWLFLIVLLRYTLKVLLSYHGWIFESHGRMTTSTKVWLNLVKMFSGRRPLLYSFQASLPRLPVPSVEDTIRRYLESVRPLLDDNQYNQMEILANEFKDTQATQLQRFLILKSWWSNNYVSDWWEEYIYLRSRSPIMVNSNFYVMDLLYVTPTHRQAARAGNVVHAMLQYRRKLERGEHAPLRALGTVPMCSTQMERMFNTTRLPGIETDIVQHLNDRKHLVIYHKGRFFQLWLYTGGRHLLPSELEMQFQRILNDTSKPQPGELKLAALTAGNRVPWAQARHQYFSAGVNKQSLDVVESAAFFLALDEEPQGYDPSKDRSLDSYAKSLLHGKCYDRWFDKSFNLISYPNGKMGINTEHSWADAPIIGHMWEYVLATDCFHLGYTEEGHCKGDVNKGLPFPTRLKWDLPTECQKVIESSCLLAKQIANDVDFYGYLFNDFGKGLIKKCRTSPDAFIQMALQLAQFRDQKVFCLTYESSMTRMFRDGRTETVRSCTSEAVAFVRAMEDSSAKKAQKLSLFKKAAEKHQNMYRLAMTGAGIDRHLFCLYIMSKYYRVNSPFLKQVLSEPWKLSTSQTPQQQLNLVDINKFPKYVGAGGGFGPVADDGYGVSYIIVGENLITFHISCKHSCPDTDSYRFGHHIQRAMLDIQALFSTENGTAVVQNGKKHM
- the sephs1 gene encoding selenide, water dikinase 1 — translated: MSVRESFNPESYELDKNFRLTRYAELKGTGCKVPQDVLQKLLESLQENHYQEDEQFLGAVMPRLGIGMDTCVIPLRHGGLSLVQTTDYIYPIVDDPYMMGRIACANVLSDLYAMGVTECDNMLMLLGVSNKMSEKERDKVIPLIIQGFKDASEEAGTSVTGGQTVLNPWVVMGGVATTVCQPNEFIMPDNAVPGDVLVLTKPLGTQVAVAVHQWLDIPEKWNKIKLVVTQEDVELAYHEAMMNMARLNRTAAGLMHTFNAHAATDITGFGILGHAQTLAKQQRSEVSFVIHNLPVLAKMAAVSKACGNMFGLMHGTCPETSGGLLICLPREQAARFCAEIKSPKYGEGHQAWIIGIVEKGNRTARIIDKPRIIEVAPQAATQNVNPTPGVTS
- the bend7 gene encoding BEN domain-containing protein 7, translated to MEFGERKRSRKSQSFKLLSAEVAVEAPICVSKDAAVPNEDWVGEEGMEIKRQITGMMKILSDRSGRGYQRAGPGLSQDAGEDGGQSAPLQLPDDDHTWASEDEIAPSTLSSTLTNGPGTRSRAQRGLHCVKDMTKALEVNADTRPQSAEAPCCMCNCKDTLQAILQELQVMRKMMQAEKGIEKQKPNAALPCQPALFGPAPPHRPLKRRPIYKVPPLTVCSAHQSPVSSAPACAPVSAPVSAPASAPAHSGGTTEAGRPADTFIALGRSLDTQQDSSTSLLHQPRKHLESEPEVRLVEDYDVFISKAQLDSILINYTRSGSLLFRKLVCAFFNDATLANSLPNGKRKRGLNDNRKGLDQNIVGAVKAFTEKYCIEHKIEKLPGPRDWVQILQDQIKLARRRLRRDAAEDNM